A genomic segment from Bufo bufo chromosome 8, aBufBuf1.1, whole genome shotgun sequence encodes:
- the ZDHHC12 gene encoding palmitoyltransferase ZDHHC12 isoform X1 has product MFHSTWGPGCGIRAVHTGLTCGVLSVLFLHDTDLFSQENAWIHPKPFMFVLLVGCSTALYYGVSLMDPGYILTDYDEKYDPRPGNEGQEMTSLNPGAVRTRRCGYCLLKQPMRSRHCKSCQRCVRRYDHHCPWISNCVGEKNHRLFILYLALQLMVLLWAFHIAWSGFHAEETWTEWLHANIFLLAAFIVIGIFTVVVSLLLVSHLYLISCNVTTWEFMSHHRISYLKQCDSDTNPFDRGILRNLWSFFCTCGNVVWERVYFRDMLNAV; this is encoded by the exons ATGTTCCACAGCACGTGGGGCCCCGGGTGCGGGATTAGGGCGGTGCACACCGGGCTGACGTGCGGGGTGCTGTCGGTGCTGTTCCTGCATGACACTG ATTTGTTTTCTCAGGAGAATGCCTGGATCCACCCAAAGCCGTTCATGTTTGTCCTGTTGGTCGGGTGCTCCACAGCGCTGTATTATGGGGTGTCGCTCATGGACCCGGGCTATATACTTACCGACTATGATGAGAAG TATGATCCCCGTCCAGGGAATGAGGGGCAGGAAATGACATCACTGAACCCCGGGGCGGTGCGGACGAGGCGCTGTGGATACTGCCTGTTAAAG CAGCCGATGAGATCTCGGCATTGCAAATCCTGCCAGCGCTGTGTGCGGAGGTACGATCACCACTGCCCCTGGATTAGTAACTGTGTGGGAGAGAAGAACCATCGCCTCTTCATCTTGTACCTGGCTCTTCAGCTGATGGTGCTGCTCTGGGCTTTCCACATCGCGTG GTCTGGATTCCATGCTGAAGAGACCTGGACCGAGTGGCTGCACGCCAACATCTTCTTGCTTGCGGCCTTCATTGTGATTGGCATCTTCACTGTGGTGGTGAGCCTGCTGCTGGTAAGCCACCTGTACCTCATCTCCTGCAATGTCACCACCTGGGAGTTCATGTCCCACCATCGCATCTCCTACCTCAAGCAGTGCGACTCTGACACTAACCCCTTTGACAGGGGCATCCTCCGCAACCTGTGGAGCTTCTTCTGTACGTGCGGGAACGTGGTCTGGGAGCGGGTTTATTTCAGAGACATGCTTAATGCTGTGTGA
- the ZDHHC12 gene encoding palmitoyltransferase ZDHHC12 isoform X2: MFHSTWGPGCGIRAVHTGLTCGVLSVLFLHDTDLFSQENAWIHPKPFMFVLLVGCSTALYYGVSLMDPGYILTDYDEKYDPRPGNEGQEMTSLNPGAVRTRRCGYCLLKPMRSRHCKSCQRCVRRYDHHCPWISNCVGEKNHRLFILYLALQLMVLLWAFHIAWSGFHAEETWTEWLHANIFLLAAFIVIGIFTVVVSLLLVSHLYLISCNVTTWEFMSHHRISYLKQCDSDTNPFDRGILRNLWSFFCTCGNVVWERVYFRDMLNAV, translated from the exons ATGTTCCACAGCACGTGGGGCCCCGGGTGCGGGATTAGGGCGGTGCACACCGGGCTGACGTGCGGGGTGCTGTCGGTGCTGTTCCTGCATGACACTG ATTTGTTTTCTCAGGAGAATGCCTGGATCCACCCAAAGCCGTTCATGTTTGTCCTGTTGGTCGGGTGCTCCACAGCGCTGTATTATGGGGTGTCGCTCATGGACCCGGGCTATATACTTACCGACTATGATGAGAAG TATGATCCCCGTCCAGGGAATGAGGGGCAGGAAATGACATCACTGAACCCCGGGGCGGTGCGGACGAGGCGCTGTGGATACTGCCTGTTAAAG CCGATGAGATCTCGGCATTGCAAATCCTGCCAGCGCTGTGTGCGGAGGTACGATCACCACTGCCCCTGGATTAGTAACTGTGTGGGAGAGAAGAACCATCGCCTCTTCATCTTGTACCTGGCTCTTCAGCTGATGGTGCTGCTCTGGGCTTTCCACATCGCGTG GTCTGGATTCCATGCTGAAGAGACCTGGACCGAGTGGCTGCACGCCAACATCTTCTTGCTTGCGGCCTTCATTGTGATTGGCATCTTCACTGTGGTGGTGAGCCTGCTGCTGGTAAGCCACCTGTACCTCATCTCCTGCAATGTCACCACCTGGGAGTTCATGTCCCACCATCGCATCTCCTACCTCAAGCAGTGCGACTCTGACACTAACCCCTTTGACAGGGGCATCCTCCGCAACCTGTGGAGCTTCTTCTGTACGTGCGGGAACGTGGTCTGGGAGCGGGTTTATTTCAGAGACATGCTTAATGCTGTGTGA
- the PKN3 gene encoding serine/threonine-protein kinase N3 isoform X1: MEIRNGGSLILDPGFQQQLEDSREQLKREIQRELKIKEGAENLRKVSTDKKHQGHVESQLKASNRRLQELHRQLQELNGRIVIMEKDAKQGNERVKALDGVVSPDHCIFDQSLDPRQRRVEALKRQLHIENKVRQGAENIIQMFSSGASKDRKLLATAQQMLQDSRIKTELLRMQIVKLTQSPGAASDLNDSDTLSPLELRLEELRRHLRVEAAVAEGAKNVVKLLGGRKLQDRKALAEAQSRLHESSQKIDLLRLALERCLSELPSGHPKQLLIKQDLQSCPTAGGVWGKEQILGQTLTPLIKPTALTGTLEIHILGCQGLLESVPGRSRATSGHESPNEAKNFMRYRAGGSSHGRGGSGRYLRTDEICGEVMCLLKVDNKPVTHTNWGPVHNQCWDQRFTIELERSRELQLSVHWRDWRELCAIRFIRLEDFLDNERHGVCLELEPQGMLFAEIMFCNPVIERRGKVQRQKRIFPKQKGNDFLRATQMNINFATWGRLMMSILPPCGTVTSLSPPLPSSSDTQVDPVDSTFPVKKLIFSDDPSTKPPPPKPPRVFLPLEPEKEASSTDSCKAPVKSMKRIHSEEGGTPSSAEPQKLLRKRVLQLDDFTCVSVLGKGHFGKVLLAEYKKTGKLYAIKALKKREIVSRDEFESLQCEKRIFEVVNSSGHPFLVNLFGCFQTSAHACFVMEYMPGGDLMMHIHENIFSLPAARFYSACVVLGLQFLHQNKIIYRDLKLDNLLMDASGFVKIADFGLCKEGMGYGDRTSTFCGTPEFLAPEVLTDTSYTYAVDWWGLGVLIYEMLVGECPFPGDDEEEVFDSIVNEEVRYPRFLAKEAINIIRKLLRKTPDRRLGAGVGDAEEIKTQPFYQEMDWEVLYARKLQPPFVPALNDPFDVRNFDEEFTGQKPVLSPSDDPRPLTAADQILFQDFDFVSDLLLGEKGQ, encoded by the exons ATGGAGATCAGGAACGGAGGGTCACTGATTCTGGATCCCGGGTTCCAGCAGCAGCTGGAGGACTCGAGGGAGCAGCTGAAACGGGAGATCCAGAGGGAGCTGAAGATCAAGGAGGGGGCTGAGAACTTACGCAAAGTGTCAACGGACAAAAAGCATCAGGGCCACGTGGAGAGCCAGCTGAAGGCGTCCAACCGGCGCCTGCAAGAGCTGCACCGCCAACTGCAGGAGCTGAATGGCCGCATCGTCATTATGGAGAAGGACGCCAAACAAGGCAACGAAAGGGTTAAAGCGTTGG ATGGGGTGGTCTCTCCGGATCACTGTATATTCGATCAGAGCCTCGATCCAAGGCAGCGCAGAGTGGAAGCGCTGAAGAGGCAGCTGCACATAGAGAACAAGGTCCGACAAGGTGCAGAGAACATAATTCAGATGTTTTCCAGTGGAGCTTCGAAG GACAGGAAGCTTCTGGCCACAGCTCAGCAAATGCTTCAGGACAGCCGGATAAAAACGGAGTTACTCCGCATGCAGATCGTGAAGTTAACACAGTCCCCGGGGGCGGCATCTGACCTTAACGACTCGGACACGCTGTCGCCCCTGGAGTTACGACTGGAGGAGCTGAGGCGGCACTTACGAGTGGAAGCGGCGGTTGCAGAGGGAGCAAAGAACGTGGTGAAGTTGCTGGGTGGACGCAAACTGCAGGATCGGAAGGCTTTGGCGGAG GCCCAGTCACGACTACACGAGTCCAGCCAGAAGATCGACCTCCTCCGCCTGGCCCTGGAGCGCTGCTTGTCTGAGCTCCCCTCCGGACACCCCAAACAGCTGCTCATCAAACAGGATCTGCAGAGTTGTCCTACCGCGGGCGGCGTCTGGGGGAAGGAGCAGATCCTGGGCCAGACCCTCACCCCTCTCATCAAGCCGACGGCCCTGACGG GAACTCTGGAGATCCACATCTTGGGCTGTCAGGGGCTGCTGGAGTCGGTTCCTGGACGTTCTAGGGCGACGTCCGGTCACGAAAGTCCTAACGAGGCAAAGAACTTCATGCGTTACCGGGCTGGAGGAAGCAGTCATGGACGAGGCGGATCTGGAAGATACTTACGGACGGATGAGATCTGCG GAGAGGTGATGTGCCTCCTCAAGGTCGATAACAAGCCAGTCACTCATACTAACTGGGGACCAGTTCACAACCAGTGCTGGGATCAGAGGTTCACTATCGAGCTGGAGCGG TCCAGGGAGTTGCAGCTGTCCGTGCATTGGCGAGACTGGCGGGAGCTGTGCGCCATCCGCTTCATACGTCTGGAGGACTTTCTGGACAATGAGCGGCACGGGGTTTGCCTGGAGCTGGAGCCACAAGGGATGCTGTTTGCTGAG ATCATGTTCTGTAACCCCGTGATCGAGAGGAGAGGCAAAGTCCAGAGGCAAAAACGCATATTCCCAAAGCAGAAAG GAAACGATTTCCTCAGGGCCACCCAAATGAACATAAATTTTGCAACCTGGGGACGACTGATGATGAGCATCCTACCTCCGTGCGGCACCGTGACTTCTCTTAGCCCACCGCTACCCAGTTCTAGCGATACCCAGGTTGATCCCGTAGACAG CACTTTCCCGGTGAAGAAATTGATCTTCAGCGATGACCCTTCAACTAAGCCACCACCACCCAAACCTCCCCGCGTGTTCCTCCCGCTGGAACCCGAAAAAGAAGCGTCTTCCACAGACTCTTGTAAGGCTCCTGTGAAG TCCATGAAGCGCATCCACTCAGAGGAAGGAGGGACCCCGAGCTCTGCTGAACCCCAAAAGCTTCTCAG GAAAAGGGTGCTTCAGCTGGATGACTTCACCTGCGTATCTGTGCTGGGCAAGGGGCATTTCGGGAAG GTACTTCTTGCTGAGTATAAGAAGACGGGAAAGCTGTATGCCATCAAAGCGCTGAAGAAGCGAGAGATCGTGAGCCGAGATGAGTTTGAAAG TTTGCAGTGTGAGAAGCGGATCTTTGAGGTGGTGAATTCCTCTGGTCACCCGTTCTTGGTGAACCTTTTTGGATGCTTCCAGACCTCAGCGCATGCGTGTTTTGTCATGGAGTACATGCCGGGCGGAGACCTGATGATGCACATACATGAAAATATCTTCTCACTACCTGCAGCAAG GTTCTACTCCGCCTGCGTGGTCCTGGGGCTCCAGTTCCTACACCAGAACAAAATCATTTACAG AGACTTGAAGCTGGACAACTTACTGATGGACGCCAGTGGCTTTGTGAAGATTGCAGATTTTGGGCTCTGTAAAGAAG GTATGGGATATGGTGACAGGACCAGCACCTTCTGTGGTACACCCGAGTTCCTCGCGCCTGAAGTTCTGACCGACACGTCGTATACGTACGCAGTGGACTGGTGGGGACTGGGAGTGCTGATCTATGAGATGCTGGTTGGAGAG TGTCCATTTCCTGGTGACGATGAGGAGGAGGTGTTTGATAGTATCGTGAATGAAGAAGTGCGTTACCCACGTTTCCTGGCCAAGGAAGCCATCAACATTATACGAAAG tTACTTCGGAAAACACCTGATCGCCGCCTAGGGGCTGGTGTAGGTGACGCAGAGGAGATAAAGACACAACCTTTCTACCAG GAGATGGACTGGGAGGTCCTGTATGCCCGCAAGCTGCAGCCTCCCTTCGTACCTGCCTTAAACGATCCCTTTGACGTTCGGAATTTTGATGAAGAATTCACTGGGCAGAAACCTGTGCTGTCTCCATCGGACGACCCTCGCCCCTTGACCGCCGCCGACCAGATTCTCTTCCAGGACTTTGACTTTGTCTCTGATCTTCTTCTTGGAGAGAAGGGGCAGTGA
- the PKN3 gene encoding serine/threonine-protein kinase N3 isoform X2: MEIRNGGSLILDPGFQQQLEDSREQLKREIQRELKIKEGAENLRKVSTDKKHQGHVESQLKASNRRLQELHRQLQELNGRIVIMEKDAKQDGVVSPDHCIFDQSLDPRQRRVEALKRQLHIENKVRQGAENIIQMFSSGASKDRKLLATAQQMLQDSRIKTELLRMQIVKLTQSPGAASDLNDSDTLSPLELRLEELRRHLRVEAAVAEGAKNVVKLLGGRKLQDRKALAEAQSRLHESSQKIDLLRLALERCLSELPSGHPKQLLIKQDLQSCPTAGGVWGKEQILGQTLTPLIKPTALTGTLEIHILGCQGLLESVPGRSRATSGHESPNEAKNFMRYRAGGSSHGRGGSGRYLRTDEICGEVMCLLKVDNKPVTHTNWGPVHNQCWDQRFTIELERSRELQLSVHWRDWRELCAIRFIRLEDFLDNERHGVCLELEPQGMLFAEIMFCNPVIERRGKVQRQKRIFPKQKGNDFLRATQMNINFATWGRLMMSILPPCGTVTSLSPPLPSSSDTQVDPVDSTFPVKKLIFSDDPSTKPPPPKPPRVFLPLEPEKEASSTDSCKAPVKSMKRIHSEEGGTPSSAEPQKLLRKRVLQLDDFTCVSVLGKGHFGKVLLAEYKKTGKLYAIKALKKREIVSRDEFESLQCEKRIFEVVNSSGHPFLVNLFGCFQTSAHACFVMEYMPGGDLMMHIHENIFSLPAARFYSACVVLGLQFLHQNKIIYRDLKLDNLLMDASGFVKIADFGLCKEGMGYGDRTSTFCGTPEFLAPEVLTDTSYTYAVDWWGLGVLIYEMLVGECPFPGDDEEEVFDSIVNEEVRYPRFLAKEAINIIRKLLRKTPDRRLGAGVGDAEEIKTQPFYQEMDWEVLYARKLQPPFVPALNDPFDVRNFDEEFTGQKPVLSPSDDPRPLTAADQILFQDFDFVSDLLLGEKGQ; this comes from the exons ATGGAGATCAGGAACGGAGGGTCACTGATTCTGGATCCCGGGTTCCAGCAGCAGCTGGAGGACTCGAGGGAGCAGCTGAAACGGGAGATCCAGAGGGAGCTGAAGATCAAGGAGGGGGCTGAGAACTTACGCAAAGTGTCAACGGACAAAAAGCATCAGGGCCACGTGGAGAGCCAGCTGAAGGCGTCCAACCGGCGCCTGCAAGAGCTGCACCGCCAACTGCAGGAGCTGAATGGCCGCATCGTCATTATGGAGAAGGACGCCAAACAAG ATGGGGTGGTCTCTCCGGATCACTGTATATTCGATCAGAGCCTCGATCCAAGGCAGCGCAGAGTGGAAGCGCTGAAGAGGCAGCTGCACATAGAGAACAAGGTCCGACAAGGTGCAGAGAACATAATTCAGATGTTTTCCAGTGGAGCTTCGAAG GACAGGAAGCTTCTGGCCACAGCTCAGCAAATGCTTCAGGACAGCCGGATAAAAACGGAGTTACTCCGCATGCAGATCGTGAAGTTAACACAGTCCCCGGGGGCGGCATCTGACCTTAACGACTCGGACACGCTGTCGCCCCTGGAGTTACGACTGGAGGAGCTGAGGCGGCACTTACGAGTGGAAGCGGCGGTTGCAGAGGGAGCAAAGAACGTGGTGAAGTTGCTGGGTGGACGCAAACTGCAGGATCGGAAGGCTTTGGCGGAG GCCCAGTCACGACTACACGAGTCCAGCCAGAAGATCGACCTCCTCCGCCTGGCCCTGGAGCGCTGCTTGTCTGAGCTCCCCTCCGGACACCCCAAACAGCTGCTCATCAAACAGGATCTGCAGAGTTGTCCTACCGCGGGCGGCGTCTGGGGGAAGGAGCAGATCCTGGGCCAGACCCTCACCCCTCTCATCAAGCCGACGGCCCTGACGG GAACTCTGGAGATCCACATCTTGGGCTGTCAGGGGCTGCTGGAGTCGGTTCCTGGACGTTCTAGGGCGACGTCCGGTCACGAAAGTCCTAACGAGGCAAAGAACTTCATGCGTTACCGGGCTGGAGGAAGCAGTCATGGACGAGGCGGATCTGGAAGATACTTACGGACGGATGAGATCTGCG GAGAGGTGATGTGCCTCCTCAAGGTCGATAACAAGCCAGTCACTCATACTAACTGGGGACCAGTTCACAACCAGTGCTGGGATCAGAGGTTCACTATCGAGCTGGAGCGG TCCAGGGAGTTGCAGCTGTCCGTGCATTGGCGAGACTGGCGGGAGCTGTGCGCCATCCGCTTCATACGTCTGGAGGACTTTCTGGACAATGAGCGGCACGGGGTTTGCCTGGAGCTGGAGCCACAAGGGATGCTGTTTGCTGAG ATCATGTTCTGTAACCCCGTGATCGAGAGGAGAGGCAAAGTCCAGAGGCAAAAACGCATATTCCCAAAGCAGAAAG GAAACGATTTCCTCAGGGCCACCCAAATGAACATAAATTTTGCAACCTGGGGACGACTGATGATGAGCATCCTACCTCCGTGCGGCACCGTGACTTCTCTTAGCCCACCGCTACCCAGTTCTAGCGATACCCAGGTTGATCCCGTAGACAG CACTTTCCCGGTGAAGAAATTGATCTTCAGCGATGACCCTTCAACTAAGCCACCACCACCCAAACCTCCCCGCGTGTTCCTCCCGCTGGAACCCGAAAAAGAAGCGTCTTCCACAGACTCTTGTAAGGCTCCTGTGAAG TCCATGAAGCGCATCCACTCAGAGGAAGGAGGGACCCCGAGCTCTGCTGAACCCCAAAAGCTTCTCAG GAAAAGGGTGCTTCAGCTGGATGACTTCACCTGCGTATCTGTGCTGGGCAAGGGGCATTTCGGGAAG GTACTTCTTGCTGAGTATAAGAAGACGGGAAAGCTGTATGCCATCAAAGCGCTGAAGAAGCGAGAGATCGTGAGCCGAGATGAGTTTGAAAG TTTGCAGTGTGAGAAGCGGATCTTTGAGGTGGTGAATTCCTCTGGTCACCCGTTCTTGGTGAACCTTTTTGGATGCTTCCAGACCTCAGCGCATGCGTGTTTTGTCATGGAGTACATGCCGGGCGGAGACCTGATGATGCACATACATGAAAATATCTTCTCACTACCTGCAGCAAG GTTCTACTCCGCCTGCGTGGTCCTGGGGCTCCAGTTCCTACACCAGAACAAAATCATTTACAG AGACTTGAAGCTGGACAACTTACTGATGGACGCCAGTGGCTTTGTGAAGATTGCAGATTTTGGGCTCTGTAAAGAAG GTATGGGATATGGTGACAGGACCAGCACCTTCTGTGGTACACCCGAGTTCCTCGCGCCTGAAGTTCTGACCGACACGTCGTATACGTACGCAGTGGACTGGTGGGGACTGGGAGTGCTGATCTATGAGATGCTGGTTGGAGAG TGTCCATTTCCTGGTGACGATGAGGAGGAGGTGTTTGATAGTATCGTGAATGAAGAAGTGCGTTACCCACGTTTCCTGGCCAAGGAAGCCATCAACATTATACGAAAG tTACTTCGGAAAACACCTGATCGCCGCCTAGGGGCTGGTGTAGGTGACGCAGAGGAGATAAAGACACAACCTTTCTACCAG GAGATGGACTGGGAGGTCCTGTATGCCCGCAAGCTGCAGCCTCCCTTCGTACCTGCCTTAAACGATCCCTTTGACGTTCGGAATTTTGATGAAGAATTCACTGGGCAGAAACCTGTGCTGTCTCCATCGGACGACCCTCGCCCCTTGACCGCCGCCGACCAGATTCTCTTCCAGGACTTTGACTTTGTCTCTGATCTTCTTCTTGGAGAGAAGGGGCAGTGA